A section of the Gasterosteus aculeatus chromosome 10, fGasAcu3.hap1.1, whole genome shotgun sequence genome encodes:
- the prrt1 gene encoding proline-rich transmembrane protein 1 produces the protein MSSEKHGLDDAGRQTMQPPPYLSGPQDPNAPQHPGMQAAPGNQPNYPPPPPPPGSDGYLQETQFHCGPMTPQGAPQGYAVQTQAPGGAMSHAPVGYLHPGYPLQLQPCTAYVPVYPMASGQPYMPAGGGHPGIPPGQIHPMQMPPSITLMDRRPPHDYLPIAVLTTVCCFWPTGIIAIIKAVQVRTAIARGDMVTAEIASREARNFSFISLAVGIASIVLCTILTVVVIIASQHHDDDWEP, from the exons ATGTCGTCGGAAAAACACG GTCTCGATGACGCTGGCCGTCAGACCATGCAGCCTCCTCCGTACCTCTCCGGCCCGCAAGACCCAAACGCACCCCAACACCCCGGCATGCAAGCGGCACCGGGCAACCAGCCCAACtaccctcccccgccccctcctccggGCTCCGACGGGTATCTCCAAGAAACCCAGTTCCACTGCGGCCCAATGACTCCTCAGGGGGCCCCGCAGGGCTACGCGGTCCAGACCCAGGCCCCGGGAGGGGCCATGTCTCACGCCCCTGTAGGATACCTCCACCCGGGCTACCCGCTTCAGCTCCAGCCCTGCACCGCCTATGTACCCGTCTACCCCATGGCATCG GGACAACCCTACATGCCGGCCGGAGGAGGCCATCCAGGGATCCCACCGGGCCAGATTCACCCCATGCAAATGCCACCGAGCATCACCTTAATGGACCGTcgaccgccacacgactacctGCCCATCGCCGTGCTCACCACCGTCTGCTGCTTCTGGCCAACGGGCATCATTGCGATCATCAAAGCAGTGCAG GTGCGCACGGCGATAGCCAGGGGGGACATGGTGACGGCGGAGATAGCCTCCCGCGAGGCACGCAACTTCTCCTTCATCAGCCTGGCGGTCGGCATTGCCTCCATTGTGCTGTGCACCATCCTCACCGTGGTGGTCATCATCGCCTCGCAGCACCACGACGACGACTGGGAACCGTAA